One genomic segment of Burkholderiaceae bacterium includes these proteins:
- a CDS encoding Rieske 2Fe-2S domain-containing protein — translation MNTQPIKLCARTDIPEGEMIEMSVPGTDNSLLLVSTKGAIRAFQNKCPHMDIPLCQGAFDGEVITCTEHLWQFDAQTGAGIEPEDAKLQQYPVSVIGDEVFVELPEAAE, via the coding sequence ATGAATACGCAACCGATCAAGCTATGTGCCAGGACCGACATTCCGGAGGGTGAGATGATCGAAATGTCCGTCCCGGGCACTGACAACAGCCTGCTCTTGGTCTCTACCAAAGGAGCAATCCGTGCCTTCCAGAACAAGTGTCCACATATGGACATCCCGCTTTGCCAAGGCGCCTTTGATGGTGAAGTAATCACTTGTACAGAACATCTTTGGCAGTTCGACGCACAGACGGGCGCCGGGATTGAACCCGAGGACGCAAAACTGCAACAGTATCCTGTGAGCGTCATCGGCGACGAGGTGTTCGTCGAACTCCCGGAAGCGGCCGAGTAA